The following nucleotide sequence is from Candidatus Bipolaricaulis sibiricus.
AGCGATCTAGTTTATACGCTGCGGCCCCGCCGCGCCACAAACTCCTCTGCCCTCACCCGCGCCCAGTTGTCTGCGGAAAGCACGGTCTGCACGTCGACAGCAGGGTTTGGCGCGTGGGCCGCGACGACCGCTGCGATGCCCTCGGCGATGTCGGTGAAGGCGATCTTCCCGCTCAGGAACGCCTCCACAAGGACCTCGTCCGCAGCATTGGCTACCGCCGGGGCAGTCCCGCCCCTCTCGCCGGCCTCGACCACGGCCCGAAACGCTGGGTAGCGCTGGGGAGCGAGTTCCTCGAGAACGAGGTTCATCCCAGCCAGAGGCAGCCGAGGGGCAGGCCGGGGCAGGCGATCGGGATGGGTGAGCGCAGCCTGGATCGGGATCCGCATGTCCGGATACGCAACCTGGGCGAGAACCGTCCCGTCCACGAGCTCGACCAGCGCGTGCACACAGGCCTGGGGGTGAATGAGGACCCCTATCTTCGACCATGAAAGCGCGAACAGATGATGGGCCTCGATCACCTCGAATGCCTTGTTGGCGAGCGTTGCCGAGTCGACACTGATCCGCCTTCCCATCGACCACACCGGGTGGGCGAGCGCCTCGGCGGGCGTCACCCGACAGAGCTCAGCAGCGGACCGATCTCGAAACGGCCCTCCGGATGCGGTGATCCAAGCGCGGTCGACGTGGCGCCCGTCCACTCCAGTCAGGAGTTGAAACAGCGCTGCGTGCTCAGAGTCCACCGGAAGGATCTGATCCGGACGGCGCCGCGCACCCAGGACCAGCTCACCCCCAATGACGAGCGACTCCTTGTTCGCGAGGGCGACCGTCTTGCCGGCCTCCAGCGCCGCCAGGGTAGGCGCCAGACCCACCGCACCCACCACTGCGTTCAGGACGAGATCCACATCGGGATGCGAAGCGAGGTACGCCAGTCCGTCTGCCCCGTGGACGACCTCCGTCTCCCGCGGGAGCAGCTTCCGCACGAGGTCGGCCTCGCGCGGCGCCGCCACCGCGACCCGCGGGACCGCGAACTCCCGCGCCACAGCGGCCACGCCGTCCACGTTCCGACCCGCCGCGAGGGCAGCCACCTCCACCGCACGCCCCGCACGGCGAAGGTCGCGAATCACTGCGAGGGCTTGGGTTCCGATTGAGCCCGTCGCCCCGAGGATCGCCACCCGGGTCGCGGCCGCCGTCATCCCGTCGGTTGAAGAGCGAGATCGGAGAGGAGCGCGTCGATCTCCTCCCCATCCAGCGACTCGCGGCGCAGGAGCTCCTGGGCGATCCGGTCGAGCGCAGCCCGGTTGCGGGCAAGGAGGTCCTTCGCCCGGGCGTAGGCCTGGGACAGAATCGCCCGGACTTCCCGATCCACCGTTGACGCCAGCTCCTCGGAGTGGTCCTCGCCCCGCACGATCTCCTCGCCGAGGAAGACGTTGACCCGATCGCCCGCCACGTTGACCGGCCCCAGAGCCTCGGACATCCCCCACTCGACGACCATTCGCTTCGCGATCTCGGTGGCTCGCTTCAGGTCGTCCGAGGCCCCCGTCGTTTGCTCGCCGAACACGATCTCGTCGGCCGCCCTTCCGCCGAGGATCATCGCAAGATGATCGAGCAGAAGCTGACGAGACCATAGCCGTCGGTCTTCGGGAAGGGGCTGGGCCAACCCGAGCGCCCCCGTCCCTCGCGGGACGATCGTGACCTTGTGAATCGGACCCGTTTCGGGGAGGAGCTTCATCATCAGCGCGTGCCCCGCTTCGTGATGGGCGATTCGGAGCCGCTCATCATCGCGAATGTACATCCCCTTGCGGGCAAGACCGGTGAGAACGCGGTCCAGCGCTTCCTCGAAGTCCTCGAGCTCAACGCGGTCCTTGTTCCGCCGCGCGGCGAGGAGCGCCGCCTCGTTGCAGAGGTTCTCGAGATCGGCCCCCACGAACCCCGGAGTTCGCCTCGCGAGGAGCGCGAGATCCACGTCGGTCGCCAGCTTCTTCTCGCGGATGTGAATCCTGAGAATCGCCTCTCTTCCGTGCAGGTCAGGAGACGGAACGGCGATCTTCCGATCGAACCGGCCGGGGCGAAGGAGTGCCAAATCCAGCACGTCGGGTCGGTTCGTGGCTGCAAGCACGATCACGCCGGCGTTCCCTTCGAACCCGTCCATCTCGGAGAGAAGCTGGTTCAGTGTCTGCTCTCGCTCGTCGTGGCCTCCACCCAGCCCGGCGCCGCGCTTTCGCCCTACCGCG
It contains:
- a CDS encoding 1-deoxy-D-xylulose 5-phosphate reductoisomerase encodes the protein MTAAATRVAILGATGSIGTQALAVIRDLRRAGRAVEVAALAAGRNVDGVAAVAREFAVPRVAVAAPREADLVRKLLPRETEVVHGADGLAYLASHPDVDLVLNAVVGAVGLAPTLAALEAGKTVALANKESLVIGGELVLGARRRPDQILPVDSEHAALFQLLTGVDGRHVDRAWITASGGPFRDRSAAELCRVTPAEALAHPVWSMGRRISVDSATLANKAFEVIEAHHLFALSWSKIGVLIHPQACVHALVELVDGTVLAQVAYPDMRIPIQAALTHPDRLPRPAPRLPLAGMNLVLEELAPQRYPAFRAVVEAGERGGTAPAVANAADEVLVEAFLSGKIAFTDIAEGIAAVVAAHAPNPAVDVQTVLSADNWARVRAEEFVARRGRSV
- a CDS encoding Cell division protein FtsH, whose product is MGMDRRPIQPPRTLRSITFLVILVMLGLLVMQAFWPGQRRTVELTYSDLLVQLQTGNVDEVVIQGSRIEGVLRAGEIRNFVVQGPPEGSPLYAELAKEMDARGVVYRFQSPSGVTQFLVSLLPFALLLILFPLLLMYMMRRMQGGNAFTFGQSRAKLVTKEFTKVTFKDVAGIDEVLDEVREIVDYLRDPGRFVRLGAKIPKGILLVGPPGTGKTLLARAIAGEAGVPFFSISGSDFVEMFVGVGAARVRDMFQKAKASSPCIVFIDEIDAVGRKRGAGLGGGHDEREQTLNQLLSEMDGFEGNAGVIVLAATNRPDVLDLALLRPGRFDRKIAVPSPDLHGREAILRIHIREKKLATDVDLALLARRTPGFVGADLENLCNEAALLAARRNKDRVELEDFEEALDRVLTGLARKGMYIRDDERLRIAHHEAGHALMMKLLPETGPIHKVTIVPRGTGALGLAQPLPEDRRLWSRQLLLDHLAMILGGRAADEIVFGEQTTGASDDLKRATEIAKRMVVEWGMSEALGPVNVAGDRVNVFLGEEIVRGEDHSEELASTVDREVRAILSQAYARAKDLLARNRAALDRIAQELLRRESLDGEEIDALLSDLALQPTG